ATTGGTCAAACTCACTCCAGATCACACAAACAGaccctccaaaaaaaaaagacattctcATGCTCTCAGTGTGGAAAGAGTTTTAGTCGGGCAGGAAACCTAAAGTGTCATGAGAGAATACATTCTAAAGAAAAACCTTTCCAATGCTCCCAATGTGGTAGGGGTTTTAGTAAGAAGGTTTACCTTAAGAGACATGAGCGAGTACACAGTGGTAATGAGCCTTACCACTGCACCTACTGTGGACAGGGCTTCAATCATTCAGGAAGCCTTAAAGAACATGAGAGGATACATACAGGGGAAAAATCTTACCACTGTTCTCTTTGCAAGAAGAGTTTTAGTTGTGCAGGAGATCTAAAGACTCATGACAAATCACACAGTGGAGAGCAACCATACAAATGCTCTGTTTGTGAAAAGACTTTCAATCAGCCTGGAAACCTAACGACTCATCAGCGAATGCACACTGGAGAAAAACCTGCCTTTACTCTCAATGTgattttaaaagaagaggatgAAAGGGAAATTAAGGAGGAGGAAACTATTGGAGAAGAGTCTGCCTTTACTCTCAATGTGATATTAAAAGAGGAGGGTGAAAGGGAAGAAAAGATAAAAGTTGAGGAAGAGAGCACTAGTTTACATGACCCAGGTACATCAAGGCTTCCTGTTCATGGGAGTCATTCCTGCCCCCAATGCGGTAAGAGTTTCAGTACCTCACGTGGTCTAAAGAATCATGGAAGAGTACACACTGTAGCTAAATCTTTTCCCTGTGCCACATGTGGCAAGTGTTTCAGTGAAAAATTTAACCTTAGAAAACATGAGAAAATACATagtggagagaagccttaccaTTGCACCCAATGTGGAAAGCGCTTCAACCATTCTGGAAGCCTTAATAATCATCAAAGagtacatacaggagagaagccataccTCTGTTCTTtatgtgggaagagtttcaatCAACCAGGAAACCTTAAGAAACATCAGAGAATCCATACAGGGGAAAAGCCTTATCACTGCTCTCTCTGCGGAGATAATTTTCGTTTTGCAAGTAACTTAAAAAATCATGAAAGATCCCACACTGGAGAGAAGGCATACCACTGCTCCCAGTGTGGGGAGGGCTTCACTTGGCTAAAGAGTCTGAAAAGTCATCAAAGATTACACATTGGAGGAAAGTCTGCCTCTGCTTTCAAGATCATTGTCAAAGACGAGGAGGTTGAGCGAGAAATGCATGAGGAAAAGGGAGAAGTTGGAAAAATTGAGGAAAATAGTAGAATATGTAACCCAGGTGTGACAAAGTTACCTGGTCGTGGAAGTTACCCTTGCCCACAATGTAGGAAAACGTTCCGTTCGTCAAGTGGTCTAAAAAATCATGAAAGAGTACACACTGGTGAGAAACCATACCACTGCACCCAATGCGGGAAGGGTTTCAGTGAGAAAGCAAACCTTAAAAGACATGAAAGGGTACATAGCGGTGAGAAGCCTTACCATTGCTTACAATGTGGGAAAAGTTTCAATCATTCTGGAAGCCTTAAGGAACACCAAAGAATACATACAGGGGAGAAGCCATACCACTGCTCACAGTGCGGAAAGGATTTTCGCTTTGCCGGAGACTTAAAGAATCATCAGAGATCACACagtggagagaagccttaccacTGCTTACAGTGTGGGAAGGAATTCACTCAGCTAAGATTTCTGAAAAGTCATCAGAGATTACACATTGAGTCTACATGTGCTTTAAACGAGTTTGTCCAAGAGGGGCAGGAGCAAGAcaatgagggagagacagaagtaTGACAAGATGAGGACTAAAGGAGATGTGAGAAGGTGAAACTCCATAGAAAAGGGGATAAGGCACTTCCTGTTCTGGTAT
Above is a window of Esox lucius isolate fEsoLuc1 chromosome 9, fEsoLuc1.pri, whole genome shotgun sequence DNA encoding:
- the LOC105031392 gene encoding zinc finger protein 271-like isoform X4; translation: MSETDLGSCIPAQRKSPLGPERSVKLGDCRHPFKLNVIVKEEEEEREINGEEEDCEENHYSGDSSNPGSDSKPSFTIPGNHKQHRQKPQPDFNDNSIGQTHSRSHKQTLQKKKTFSCSQCGKSFSRAGNLKCHERIHSKEKPFQCSQCGRGFSKKVYLKRHERVHSGNEPYHCTYCGQGFNHSGSLKEHERIHTGEKSYHCSLCKKSFSCAGDLKTHDKSHSGEQPYKCSVCEKTFNQPGNLTTHQRMHTGEKPAFTLNVILKEEDEREIKEEETIGEESAFTLNVILKEEGEREEKIKVEEESTSLHDPGTSRLPVHGSHSCPQCGKSFSTSRGLKNHGRVHTVAKSFPCATCGKCFSEKFNLRKHEKIHSGEKPYHCTQCGKRFNHSGSLNNHQRVHTGEKPYLCSLCGKSFNQPGNLKKHQRIHTGEKPYHCSLCGDNFRFASNLKNHERSHTGEKAYHCSQCGEGFTWLKSLKSHQRLHIGGKSASAFKIIVKDEEVEREMHEEKGEVGKIEENSRICNPGVTKLPGRGSYPCPQCRKTFRSSSGLKNHERVHTGEKPYHCTQCGKGFSEKANLKRHERVHSGEKPYHCLQCGKSFNHSGSLKEHQRIHTGEKPYHCSQCGKDFRFAGDLKNHQRSHSGEKPYHCLQCGKEFTQLRFLKSHQRLHIESTCALNEFVQEGQEQDNEGETEV
- the LOC105031392 gene encoding zinc finger protein 271-like isoform X3, whose translation is MGESKKRAYTLLGAPVSETVPNMSETDLGSCIPAQRKSPLGPERSVKLGDCRHPFKLNVIVKEEEEEREINGEEEDCEENHYSGDSSNPGSDSKPSFTIPGNHKQHRQKPQPDFNDNSIGQTHSRSHKQTLQKKKTFSCSQCGKSFSRAGNLKCHERIHSKEKPFQCSQCGRGFSKKVYLKRHERVHSGNEPYHCTYCGQGFNHSGSLKEHERIHTGEKSYHCSLCKKSFSCAGDLKTHDKSHSGEQPYKCSVCEKTFNQPGNLTTHQRMHTGEKPAFTLNVILKEEDEREIKEEETIGEESAFTLNVILKEEGEREEKIKVEEESTSLHDPGTSRLPVHGSHSCPQCGKSFSTSRGLKNHGRVHTVAKSFPCATCGKCFSEKFNLRKHEKIHSGEKPYHCTQCGKRFNHSGSLNNHQRVHTGEKPYLCSLCGKSFNQPGNLKKHQRIHTGEKPYHCSLCGDNFRFASNLKNHERSHTGEKAYHCSQCGEGFTWLKSLKSHQRLHIGGKSASAFKIIVKDEEVEREMHEEKGEVGKIEENSRICNPGVTKLPGRGSYPCPQCRKTFRSSSGLKNHERVHTGEKPYHCTQCGKGFSEKANLKRHERVHSGEKPYHCLQCGKSFNHSGSLKEHQRIHTGEKPYHCSQCGKDFRFAGDLKNHQRSHSGEKPYHCLQCGKEFTQLRFLKSHQRLHIESTCALNEFVQEGQEQDNEGETEV
- the LOC105031392 gene encoding zinc finger protein 271-like isoform X2, whose product is MGRGLKGSWFRLQPPSCKMAPLCSFRPITVVWPGTLCPAVMGESKKRAYTLLGAPVSETVPNMSETDLGSCIPAQRKSPLGPERSVKLGDCRHPFKLNVIVKEEEEEREINGEEEDCEENHYSGDSSNPGSDSKPSFTIPGNHKQHRQKPQPDFNDNSIGQTHSRSHKQTLQKKKTFSCSQCGKSFSRAGNLKCHERIHSKEKPFQCSQCGRGFSKKVYLKRHERVHSGNEPYHCTYCGQGFNHSGSLKEHERIHTGEKSYHCSLCKKSFSCAGDLKTHDKSHSGEQPYKCSVCEKTFNQPGNLTTHQRMHTGEKPAFTLNVILKEEDEREIKEEETIGEESAFTLNVILKEEGEREEKIKVEEESTSLHDPGTSRLPVHGSHSCPQCGKSFSTSRGLKNHGRVHTVAKSFPCATCGKCFSEKFNLRKHEKIHSGEKPYHCTQCGKRFNHSGSLNNHQRVHTGEKPYLCSLCGKSFNQPGNLKKHQRIHTGEKPYHCSLCGDNFRFASNLKNHERSHTGEKAYHCSQCGEGFTWLKSLKSHQRLHIGGKSASAFKIIVKDEEVEREMHEEKGEVGKIEENSRICNPGVTKLPGRGSYPCPQCRKTFRSSSGLKNHERVHTGEKPYHCTQCGKGFSEKANLKRHERVHSGEKPYHCLQCGKSFNHSGSLKEHQRIHTGEKPYHCSQCGKDFRFAGDLKNHQRSHSGEKPYHCLQCGKEFTQLRFLKSHQRLHIESTCALNEFVQEGQEQDNEGETEV
- the LOC105031392 gene encoding zinc finger protein 271-like isoform X1; its protein translation is MCWMSGCSASAGHGAIFTPRWRALLWGLEQFPYQADDGFIEWGEDSRPITVVWPGTLCPAVMGESKKRAYTLLGAPVSETVPNMSETDLGSCIPAQRKSPLGPERSVKLGDCRHPFKLNVIVKEEEEEREINGEEEDCEENHYSGDSSNPGSDSKPSFTIPGNHKQHRQKPQPDFNDNSIGQTHSRSHKQTLQKKKTFSCSQCGKSFSRAGNLKCHERIHSKEKPFQCSQCGRGFSKKVYLKRHERVHSGNEPYHCTYCGQGFNHSGSLKEHERIHTGEKSYHCSLCKKSFSCAGDLKTHDKSHSGEQPYKCSVCEKTFNQPGNLTTHQRMHTGEKPAFTLNVILKEEDEREIKEEETIGEESAFTLNVILKEEGEREEKIKVEEESTSLHDPGTSRLPVHGSHSCPQCGKSFSTSRGLKNHGRVHTVAKSFPCATCGKCFSEKFNLRKHEKIHSGEKPYHCTQCGKRFNHSGSLNNHQRVHTGEKPYLCSLCGKSFNQPGNLKKHQRIHTGEKPYHCSLCGDNFRFASNLKNHERSHTGEKAYHCSQCGEGFTWLKSLKSHQRLHIGGKSASAFKIIVKDEEVEREMHEEKGEVGKIEENSRICNPGVTKLPGRGSYPCPQCRKTFRSSSGLKNHERVHTGEKPYHCTQCGKGFSEKANLKRHERVHSGEKPYHCLQCGKSFNHSGSLKEHQRIHTGEKPYHCSQCGKDFRFAGDLKNHQRSHSGEKPYHCLQCGKEFTQLRFLKSHQRLHIESTCALNEFVQEGQEQDNEGETEV